In Acinetobacter sp. C32I, one genomic interval encodes:
- a CDS encoding TonB-dependent siderophore receptor, which translates to MNNQLKQSALNIAIKSILIFGAFSHNTWAQEQGASVLPTIKVAAEDEKTEGSESFQAKSSRTSSKLKLSLKETPQSVSVITREQIEQRNLNIIDDVLAATPGVTVTKNDSERSNYSARGYAISNRQIDGMPIGENSPRVDSFFFDRIEVVKGATGLTGSTGNPSATINMIRKRPAKELTGSVATSFSRWNTIRNEADVSIPLTADGSVRSRVMAARREGESYMDYYSLETLAAMAMVEADITDKLTGSIGFQYQDNQPRGSTWGTVPYWNQDGSLANLPRNFSLANRWNTISQSDKTVFADLTYKFENDWMIKAAASHSLSKSFWLMSYGGSGFPNQNDGTGVGVWSTVYPTSESKKTSLELFASGPFKLFNREHELVIGGNGFDRSTDSPGGFIDGIASNQLTCTKKVDGVTLPSNNIGDTCVINDWRTWNGNATPKPGYTVIPSTKDAKQRNYGAYSTLKLNLTDDLKLIVGGRYSDYSATNGTKSDVKTDAFTPYFGTTYAINDIVTAYASYTDMFNPSSQKDRNNSFLDPETGKSYEAGLKASLLDDQLLATAAAFWSKKENVAVRDEEAIAAGIKTDDGGDPMKASGEGLKIEGFELEAIGRITPTWNITAGYTYVNSISSETVKASTTLPQNQVKIYTNFKLPEQLWDGANKFNIGFGVNWQSEVVSKSSSAPKNSDGYVRQDAYFLASANMGYTFNESFSANLQVNNLFDEKYYQQVGFYNGVYWGEPRNVTLSLRAKF; encoded by the coding sequence ATGAACAATCAGCTTAAACAATCTGCTTTAAATATTGCGATAAAATCGATTCTGATTTTCGGGGCATTTTCACATAACACTTGGGCGCAAGAACAGGGCGCAAGCGTACTCCCAACCATTAAAGTTGCAGCCGAGGATGAAAAAACGGAAGGTAGCGAAAGCTTTCAAGCGAAATCATCTCGCACATCCTCCAAGCTAAAACTTTCCTTAAAAGAAACACCACAATCCGTCAGTGTCATTACGCGGGAACAGATTGAGCAACGTAATCTCAATATTATTGATGATGTGCTTGCGGCCACGCCAGGGGTCACCGTGACTAAAAATGATAGTGAACGCTCAAACTATTCTGCGCGGGGGTATGCGATTAGCAACCGTCAAATTGATGGCATGCCAATTGGAGAGAATAGCCCGCGTGTTGATAGTTTTTTCTTTGACCGTATTGAAGTCGTGAAGGGGGCAACAGGTTTAACAGGATCTACGGGAAATCCATCTGCTACCATCAATATGATTCGTAAACGGCCTGCAAAAGAACTGACTGGCTCGGTTGCCACCTCATTTAGTCGCTGGAATACCATTCGCAATGAGGCTGATGTTTCAATTCCTTTGACGGCTGATGGCAGTGTGCGCAGCCGTGTGATGGCCGCACGTCGAGAGGGAGAATCCTATATGGATTATTACTCTCTGGAAACCTTGGCGGCGATGGCAATGGTTGAAGCTGATATCACGGACAAATTAACAGGCAGTATTGGTTTTCAATATCAAGACAACCAACCACGTGGTTCAACGTGGGGAACTGTACCATACTGGAATCAAGATGGCTCGCTGGCCAATTTACCGCGCAATTTCAGCTTGGCCAATCGCTGGAATACCATTAGCCAAAGTGACAAAACCGTATTTGCTGATTTGACCTATAAATTTGAGAATGACTGGATGATCAAGGCGGCAGCCTCACATTCATTGTCCAAAAGTTTCTGGTTGATGTCTTATGGCGGTTCTGGTTTTCCTAACCAAAATGATGGAACAGGCGTTGGGGTTTGGTCAACAGTATATCCAACATCTGAATCTAAAAAGACCAGCTTAGAGTTGTTCGCCAGTGGGCCGTTTAAATTATTTAATCGTGAGCATGAATTGGTGATTGGTGGAAATGGCTTTGATCGTTCTACAGATAGTCCGGGTGGATTCATTGATGGTATTGCCAGTAATCAATTGACCTGTACCAAGAAAGTGGATGGGGTAACGCTACCTTCTAATAATATTGGTGATACCTGTGTGATCAATGATTGGCGTACATGGAATGGTAATGCAACGCCAAAACCAGGCTACACGGTTATTCCTTCGACTAAAGATGCGAAACAACGTAATTATGGTGCATACAGTACCTTAAAGCTAAACCTAACAGATGATCTAAAATTGATTGTCGGGGGACGTTATAGTGATTATTCGGCAACGAATGGTACCAAGAGTGATGTGAAAACCGATGCTTTCACACCTTACTTTGGTACCACTTACGCGATTAACGATATTGTCACTGCTTATGCCAGTTATACCGATATGTTTAATCCAAGCAGCCAGAAAGACCGCAATAACAGTTTCCTAGATCCTGAAACAGGTAAAAGCTATGAGGCGGGTTTAAAAGCCAGTTTATTGGATGACCAACTTTTGGCAACCGCTGCTGCATTCTGGTCGAAAAAGGAGAATGTTGCAGTTCGTGATGAAGAGGCGATTGCAGCGGGTATCAAAACCGATGATGGCGGTGATCCAATGAAAGCTTCGGGTGAAGGCCTAAAAATTGAAGGCTTTGAGCTGGAAGCGATTGGACGGATTACACCGACGTGGAATATTACGGCGGGTTATACCTATGTGAACAGTATTAGTTCAGAAACTGTGAAGGCTTCAACAACCCTTCCTCAGAATCAAGTCAAAATCTACACCAATTTCAAACTCCCTGAACAGCTCTGGGACGGCGCAAATAAGTTCAATATTGGCTTTGGTGTGAATTGGCAAAGTGAGGTCGTAAGTAAGTCGAGCAGTGCACCTAAAAACTCTGATGGTTATGTGCGACAAGATGCTTACTTCTTGGCGAGTGCCAATATGGGCTATACCTTTAACGAATCATTCAGTGCAAACCTACAAGTGAATAACTTATTTGATGAAAAATATTATCAACAGGTCGGTTTCTACAATGGTGTTTATTGGGGTGAACCACGGAATGTAACTTTATCGCTACGTGCCAAATTTTAA
- the soxR gene encoding redox-sensitive transcriptional activator SoxR, which yields MTLERKIDINRMLTVGEVAKRSGVAVSTLHFYESKGLIKSIRTNGNQRRYPLAVLRYIGIIKVAQKVGISLEEIKKALSVYPIGSKLTAEQWAELSTCWRKDLDERIQKLTRLRDEMDWCIGCGCLSLEQCRLRNPEDILAEQGSGPRILEREDDSIIEF from the coding sequence ATGACACTCGAACGAAAAATTGATATCAATCGGATGCTGACGGTTGGGGAAGTGGCTAAACGAAGTGGTGTCGCGGTTTCCACCCTACATTTTTATGAATCCAAAGGATTGATTAAAAGTATTCGAACCAATGGCAATCAACGTCGTTATCCTTTGGCTGTGCTGCGCTATATCGGAATTATTAAGGTTGCGCAAAAAGTGGGCATTTCATTGGAGGAGATTAAAAAAGCGTTGAGTGTTTACCCGATAGGCAGCAAGTTAACGGCGGAGCAGTGGGCAGAATTATCCACTTGTTGGCGTAAAGATTTGGATGAGCGAATCCAGAAGCTGACTCGTTTAAGAGATGAAATGGATTGGTGTATTGGCTGTGGTTGTTTATCTTTGGAACAATGCCGTTTGCGTAATCCAGAAGATATCCTGGCAGAGCAGGGCTCAGGTCCGCGTATTTTAGAGCGCGAGGATGATTCAATAATAGAATTTTAA
- a CDS encoding DoxX family protein — protein MPYFIKSSLESQWLWIISRCCLALLFFSSGLSKVLDVDTGFQEMQAAGLEPTWLFNYASALVLLVGAYSILFDRYLWLGAALLSVFLVITIVLVHTFWNLSGGQAQIALYFALEHISVIGGLIGTAIASHFRQQLQDVGVIA, from the coding sequence ATGCCGTACTTCATTAAATCAAGTTTAGAAAGTCAATGGTTATGGATCATTAGCCGGTGTTGTCTGGCACTGTTATTTTTTAGCTCAGGTCTCAGCAAAGTGCTGGATGTCGATACTGGCTTTCAGGAAATGCAAGCTGCAGGTTTAGAGCCTACATGGCTGTTTAATTATGCCTCGGCACTGGTCTTACTTGTGGGTGCATACAGTATTTTGTTTGATCGCTACCTTTGGTTGGGTGCTGCACTGCTGTCTGTTTTTTTAGTAATTACGATTGTATTGGTACATACCTTTTGGAACCTGTCTGGGGGACAAGCACAAATTGCGCTGTATTTTGCACTTGAACACATTTCGGTGATTGGTGGCTTAATCGGTACGGCTATTGCCAGCCATTTTCGTCAACAGCTGCAAGATGTTGGAGTGATCGCATGA
- a CDS encoding efflux RND transporter periplasmic adaptor subunit, whose amino-acid sequence MKTKLRILLIISILIVIAVAAYVYFKSRSTENASSYSYPPVKVALTTVKQQVTPRILSSIGELEAVRQVQVSAETTGVIEQIYFQSGQSVKKGQLLVQLKTNVEQGNLGRLQAKLKQAEMAYHRTKQLIDSNAISRAEMDTALADRDMTRAEIQQLQALIEQKSIRAPFSGVIGIRQVHQGQYLEAGSSIANLVDTQQLLANFTLDEQLAARLKTGQAVQLKIDAFPEKSFSAVVNAIDPMVSKSRTMTGQALLNNQHQQLKPGMYAKIEIQEANLPSLVIPETAITYTAYGNTVFLVKHEPQKQTVQRVAVELGERHQGWVEVQSGVKAGDQVVVSGQVRLSDGMQIEPTVNSLEQTSSSQAKAKL is encoded by the coding sequence ATGAAAACCAAACTGCGTATTTTGCTGATTATCAGTATTTTAATTGTCATTGCTGTAGCCGCTTATGTTTATTTTAAATCCCGCTCCACAGAGAATGCCTCCAGCTACAGTTATCCACCCGTCAAAGTCGCGCTGACAACAGTCAAACAACAAGTCACACCGCGTATTCTCTCCAGTATTGGCGAGTTGGAAGCAGTACGGCAAGTTCAAGTCTCTGCGGAAACGACAGGCGTGATTGAACAGATTTATTTTCAGTCAGGACAATCCGTCAAAAAGGGACAATTACTGGTTCAACTCAAAACCAATGTCGAGCAAGGCAATTTAGGGCGGCTACAAGCCAAGTTAAAACAGGCGGAAATGGCCTATCACCGCACCAAACAACTGATTGATAGTAATGCGATTTCACGCGCAGAAATGGATACGGCCTTGGCCGACCGAGATATGACCCGCGCTGAAATCCAGCAACTGCAAGCACTGATTGAACAGAAATCTATTCGTGCACCCTTCTCTGGGGTGATCGGGATTCGCCAAGTGCATCAAGGGCAATACCTTGAAGCAGGTAGCAGTATTGCCAATCTGGTCGATACACAGCAACTGCTTGCCAATTTCACACTGGATGAACAACTGGCGGCACGCTTAAAAACAGGCCAAGCCGTTCAACTGAAAATAGATGCCTTTCCTGAAAAAAGCTTCTCTGCGGTGGTGAATGCGATTGATCCGATGGTGAGTAAATCCAGAACCATGACCGGACAGGCACTGCTCAATAATCAACATCAACAGTTAAAACCAGGCATGTACGCAAAAATAGAGATACAGGAAGCCAATCTACCCAGTTTGGTCATCCCTGAAACAGCGATCACCTATACCGCCTATGGCAACACTGTTTTTCTAGTGAAACATGAGCCACAAAAACAAACGGTACAACGGGTTGCGGTCGAACTCGGCGAACGTCATCAAGGTTGGGTCGAAGTGCAATCTGGTGTTAAAGCAGGTGACCAAGTGGTGGTTTCAGGTCAAGTTCGACTCAGTGATGGCATGCAAATCGAACCAACGGTGAATAGCCTAGAGCAAACTTCATCGTCCCAAGCCAAAGCCAAGCTTTAG
- a CDS encoding MexW/MexI family multidrug efflux RND transporter permease subunit, producing MKFTDLFVKRPVLALVVSTLILLAGLFSLNKLPIRQYPLLESSTISISTEYPGASAELMQGFVTQPIAQAVSSVEGIDYLSSSSVQGRSVITLRMQLNRDSTQALTEVMAKVNQVRYKLPEQAFDPVIERSSGESTDVAYIGFSSEQLSMPELTEYLSRVVEPMLSTIEGVAKVQTYGSQRLAMRIWLDADRLASRGVTAADVASAIRQNNYQAAPGQIKGELVVSNVNVSTELTSIQDFKNLVIRNDGQNLIRLQDVATVELGAASTETSASMDGQPAIFIGLQATPTGNPLVIVQGIKDKLPEIQKTLPPSVKANLAYETARFIDASIDEVLHTFIEALIIVIAVIYLCLGSLRSVLIPVVTIPLSMLGALGLMLIFGFSINLLTLLAMVLAIGLVVDDAIVVVENVHRHIEEGLSPIAAALVGAREVAGPVIAMTITLAAVYAPIGLMGGLTGSLFKEFALTLAGAVLVSGIIALTLSPVMSSYLLQSKQEEGRMAKAAEWFFERLTHVYHRLLQFSLQHRWITVVFAIAVFASLPFLYQLPQKELAPLEDQASVLTAIKAPQHANLNYAEHFNYELDKVFWTLPETSTTWIINGTDGPAASFGGTTLSTWAERTRSADELQQELQAKVGAVEGSSIFVFQNPALPGSTGGLPVQMVLRSAQDYATIYQTMENIKQKARESGLFVVVDSDLDFNNPMLKIEVDRAKANSLGIRMQDIGEALATLVGENYVNRFSMLGRAYDVIPQSIKSQRLTPQALTQQFVRTDQGTLIPLSTVVRLNEQVEPNKLTQFNQQNAATFQAIPAPGVSLGQALAFLEQVTAELPTGFSHDWQADARQYMQEGNTLLFAFLAALVVIYLVLAAQYESLVDPFIILITVPLSICGALIPLALGYATVNIYTQIGLVTLIGLISKHGILMVEFANELQLHEGLNKQAAILKAAQIRLRPILMTTAAMVFGLIPLLFATGAGAHSRFGLGLVIVCGMLIGTFFTLFVLPTIYSLLARQHNQSSARVQELQKIDAMESQA from the coding sequence ATGAAATTTACCGATCTTTTTGTAAAACGCCCTGTACTGGCTCTGGTGGTCAGTACCCTGATTTTATTGGCAGGTCTATTCTCACTGAATAAACTGCCGATTCGCCAGTATCCCTTATTAGAAAGTTCAACCATTAGCATCAGCACTGAATATCCGGGTGCATCAGCTGAACTGATGCAAGGTTTTGTCACGCAACCGATTGCACAAGCGGTCTCTTCGGTTGAAGGTATTGATTACCTCAGTTCGTCCTCAGTACAAGGCCGCAGTGTCATCACCCTGCGCATGCAACTCAATCGAGACTCCACTCAAGCCCTGACCGAAGTCATGGCCAAGGTCAACCAAGTTCGCTATAAATTGCCAGAACAGGCATTTGACCCTGTGATTGAACGCTCCTCAGGCGAATCGACCGACGTGGCTTATATCGGCTTTTCCAGTGAACAACTGTCTATGCCCGAGTTGACCGAATACCTATCACGGGTGGTTGAACCGATGCTATCCACCATTGAAGGCGTGGCAAAAGTTCAAACCTATGGTAGCCAACGCCTCGCGATGCGGATCTGGTTGGATGCAGACCGTTTGGCCAGTCGTGGCGTGACCGCTGCCGATGTCGCCAGTGCGATTCGTCAAAACAACTACCAAGCCGCCCCCGGTCAAATCAAAGGTGAATTGGTGGTTTCCAATGTCAACGTGTCAACCGAGCTAACCAGTATTCAAGACTTTAAAAATCTGGTGATCCGTAATGATGGGCAGAACCTGATTCGTTTGCAGGATGTCGCCACGGTTGAACTCGGTGCAGCATCTACCGAAACCAGTGCCTCGATGGACGGGCAACCCGCAATTTTTATTGGTTTACAGGCCACTCCAACAGGTAATCCACTGGTGATTGTTCAAGGCATCAAGGATAAATTGCCTGAGATACAGAAAACCTTACCGCCGAGTGTCAAAGCCAATCTGGCTTATGAAACCGCACGTTTTATTGATGCTTCGATTGATGAAGTGCTGCATACCTTTATCGAAGCCCTGATTATTGTCATTGCTGTGATCTATCTGTGCTTAGGTTCACTTCGTAGTGTCTTGATTCCTGTGGTGACAATTCCACTCTCAATGCTGGGCGCTTTAGGCCTGATGCTGATTTTTGGCTTTAGTATCAACTTACTGACCTTATTAGCGATGGTACTGGCAATTGGACTGGTGGTGGATGATGCCATTGTGGTGGTGGAAAATGTACACCGCCATATTGAAGAAGGCTTGTCACCTATTGCCGCCGCACTGGTAGGTGCACGTGAAGTCGCAGGCCCCGTGATTGCCATGACCATTACCCTTGCTGCCGTCTATGCGCCGATTGGTCTGATGGGTGGATTAACAGGTTCATTATTTAAGGAATTTGCACTGACCTTGGCGGGCGCAGTTTTGGTCTCAGGGATTATTGCCCTCACCCTCTCCCCAGTGATGAGTTCTTATCTGCTGCAATCCAAGCAGGAAGAAGGCCGCATGGCTAAAGCTGCTGAATGGTTTTTTGAACGTTTAACTCATGTCTATCACCGCTTACTGCAATTTTCATTGCAGCATCGTTGGATCACTGTGGTCTTTGCCATTGCTGTTTTTGCCAGCCTACCTTTTCTTTATCAACTCCCACAAAAGGAACTGGCACCATTAGAAGATCAAGCCAGTGTGCTAACTGCGATTAAGGCACCACAGCATGCCAATTTAAACTATGCCGAACACTTCAACTATGAGTTGGATAAAGTGTTCTGGACCCTACCTGAAACCAGCACCACTTGGATTATTAATGGTACTGATGGCCCAGCAGCCAGTTTTGGGGGTACTACCTTATCCACGTGGGCTGAACGTACACGCTCTGCCGATGAACTTCAACAGGAACTGCAAGCCAAGGTCGGTGCTGTAGAAGGTAGCAGTATTTTTGTATTCCAAAATCCAGCTTTGCCCGGTTCAACAGGTGGCTTGCCGGTACAAATGGTGCTGCGTAGTGCCCAAGACTATGCCACCATTTATCAAACCATGGAAAATATCAAACAAAAAGCTCGTGAGAGTGGCTTGTTTGTAGTGGTAGACAGTGATCTGGATTTCAATAATCCAATGCTGAAAATTGAAGTCGATCGTGCCAAAGCCAATAGCTTGGGTATCCGTATGCAGGACATCGGCGAAGCACTGGCGACCCTCGTAGGTGAAAACTATGTCAATCGTTTTAGTATGTTAGGCCGCGCTTATGATGTCATTCCTCAAAGTATCAAAAGCCAGCGTCTGACCCCACAAGCGTTGACCCAGCAATTTGTACGCACTGATCAGGGAACATTGATTCCACTATCTACCGTGGTCCGTCTGAATGAACAAGTCGAGCCGAATAAACTGACGCAGTTTAACCAACAGAATGCCGCAACCTTCCAAGCCATACCTGCGCCTGGCGTTTCTCTCGGCCAAGCCTTAGCGTTCCTTGAACAAGTCACGGCTGAGTTACCGACGGGTTTCAGCCATGACTGGCAAGCCGATGCGCGTCAGTATATGCAGGAAGGCAATACGCTGTTGTTTGCATTTTTGGCTGCATTGGTGGTGATTTATCTGGTCTTGGCCGCGCAATATGAAAGTCTAGTCGACCCATTCATTATTTTAATTACCGTGCCCCTATCGATTTGCGGTGCCTTGATACCCTTGGCACTCGGTTATGCCACCGTCAATATCTATACCCAAATTGGTTTGGTGACCCTGATCGGTTTGATTAGTAAGCATGGCATCCTCATGGTTGAATTTGCCAATGAGTTGCAACTGCATGAAGGACTGAACAAACAGGCCGCCATCCTTAAAGCGGCACAAATTCGCTTACGCCCGATTCTGATGACCACGGCGGCGATGGTGTTTGGTCTTATTCCACTACTGTTTGCCACAGGTGCGGGCGCACATAGCCGTTTTGGTCTTGGATTGGTGATTGTGTGCGGTATGTTGATTGGCACATTCTTCACCCTGTTTGTATTGCCCACCATTTATAGTCTGCTGGCACGTCAACATAACCAAAGTTCGGCTCGTGTACAGGAACTACAGAAAATTGATGCGATGGAGTCTCAAGCATGA
- the adeC gene encoding AdeC/AdeK/OprM family multidrug efflux complex outer membrane factor — MNNDPVFTKSSQHHSSKSMISTGLIMAALAMSLNGCQNFKPQPPIVSADIPNSYDHSIQGSSIASQGYQQFLADPRLVQVIELALSHNRDLRSASLNIQRAQQYYQIRKNDQFPVIAGRADLLRQVSPTLDPNNPSSSLQVGLGLTAYELDFWGRIRNLKDAALDRYLATQSARDAMQISLVSQVSQAWLDYAFAHAQLELAQQTLATQLNAYQLNQKRFDAGTDSEIPLRQAQISVETARHDAANYQTRVMQAQNLLNLLVGQQLPVDLLPQQPVKNISTNAVLSTGLSSELLNHRPDLKLAEYQLHEAGANIAVAKAALFPSIRLTGSAGYASTQLSDLFKSGHAVWSIGPSLDLPIFDWGTRQANLKISKIEQQIALSNYEKSIQSAFREVNDSLATRAYMDERITAQQRLVDATNRNYKLSNTRFRAGIDSYLSVLDAQRSHYAAEQSLLLLEQARLNNQIELYKVLGGGLTQ; from the coding sequence ATGAATAACGATCCAGTCTTCACCAAAAGCTCCCAGCATCATTCATCTAAGTCGATGATAAGCACTGGACTCATCATGGCAGCTTTGGCCATGTCACTGAATGGCTGTCAAAACTTTAAACCACAACCACCTATCGTCAGTGCTGATATTCCGAACAGTTATGATCATTCGATTCAAGGCAGTTCCATTGCATCCCAAGGCTATCAGCAGTTTCTTGCTGATCCACGTTTGGTGCAGGTAATTGAACTAGCCCTCAGTCATAACCGTGATTTACGCAGCGCAAGCCTGAATATTCAGCGCGCACAGCAATATTATCAGATCAGGAAAAATGATCAGTTCCCTGTAATTGCTGGTCGTGCAGATCTGCTTCGCCAAGTCTCCCCGACACTTGATCCCAATAATCCCAGTTCAAGCTTGCAAGTCGGCCTCGGTTTGACGGCTTATGAGCTGGATTTTTGGGGACGGATTCGCAATTTGAAAGATGCGGCACTGGATCGTTATCTGGCGACTCAGAGTGCGCGTGATGCCATGCAAATCAGTCTGGTCAGTCAAGTCAGCCAAGCATGGTTAGATTATGCCTTTGCCCATGCACAGTTGGAACTTGCCCAACAAACGCTTGCGACACAATTGAATGCCTATCAGCTCAATCAAAAACGTTTCGATGCGGGCACTGACAGCGAAATTCCCTTACGTCAGGCACAGATCTCGGTCGAAACTGCTCGTCATGATGCGGCCAACTACCAAACGCGGGTGATGCAGGCACAAAATTTACTTAATCTGTTGGTGGGACAACAGCTTCCTGTAGACCTCTTGCCACAACAACCCGTTAAAAACATCAGTACCAACGCAGTTTTAAGCACAGGTTTAAGCAGTGAGTTACTGAATCATCGCCCTGACCTCAAACTCGCTGAATATCAATTGCACGAAGCAGGTGCCAATATTGCGGTTGCCAAAGCGGCCTTATTTCCTAGCATTCGATTAACAGGCTCAGCGGGTTATGCATCGACTCAACTCAGTGATCTGTTTAAATCTGGTCATGCAGTCTGGTCGATTGGCCCGAGTCTGGATCTACCGATCTTTGACTGGGGCACCCGTCAGGCCAATCTTAAGATTTCAAAAATCGAGCAGCAAATCGCACTATCGAATTATGAAAAATCCATTCAATCTGCTTTTAGAGAAGTCAATGACAGCCTTGCCACACGTGCCTATATGGATGAACGGATTACTGCACAACAACGCTTAGTCGATGCGACCAATCGGAACTATAAACTGTCTAATACCCGCTTTCGTGCAGGGATTGATAGTTATTTAAGTGTCTTGGATGCACAACGCTCTCATTATGCTGCTGAGCAAAGTTTGTTATTACTGGAACAGGCACGGCTCAACAATCAGATTGAGCTATACAAAGTATTGGGTGGAGGCTTAACACAATAA
- a CDS encoding alpha/beta hydrolase has protein sequence MQQKMIETGVKMSLRLSFKLASGLALPFPILRGAMEIGSRIFKPRADVFIQQIKLRDALDQRLVPAEVATPDSDVQGVLLHCHGGAFFAGSSRTHRALATELAARAKVNVYMLDYRRAPEHPYPAALEDVRSVYQHLLSDGWTPEQIILGGDSGGCALALAFAVELREAGQILPAGMIMISPYVDITLSSASVFKNAKRDPMIRAYALKRGGDGYRGQLRSNDPRISPIFADLNALPPLLIQAGSEEILVDDAINLAERAQQAGVQVHLHVYENMWHNFQMFNRFVQKSEQALDEIGDFIQAILAKT, from the coding sequence ATGCAGCAAAAGATGATTGAAACAGGCGTAAAAATGAGTTTGCGACTGAGTTTTAAGCTGGCCAGTGGTTTAGCTTTACCTTTTCCAATCTTGCGTGGCGCAATGGAGATCGGGTCACGCATTTTCAAACCCAGAGCCGATGTTTTCATTCAGCAGATTAAATTAAGAGATGCGCTTGATCAACGCCTCGTTCCAGCCGAAGTTGCAACGCCAGATAGTGATGTGCAAGGGGTATTATTGCATTGTCATGGCGGTGCTTTTTTTGCCGGTTCATCACGAACCCATCGCGCACTTGCTACCGAATTGGCTGCACGAGCCAAGGTCAACGTGTATATGCTGGATTATCGACGGGCGCCTGAACATCCTTATCCTGCGGCATTGGAGGATGTGAGGTCGGTCTATCAACATTTGTTAAGTGATGGCTGGACGCCTGAGCAAATTATTTTGGGTGGAGATTCAGGTGGATGTGCCTTGGCCTTAGCATTCGCGGTGGAATTAAGAGAGGCAGGGCAGATTTTACCTGCTGGGATGATCATGATCTCGCCTTATGTGGATATCACCTTAAGCTCGGCTTCAGTATTTAAAAATGCCAAACGAGATCCGATGATTCGTGCCTATGCTTTAAAACGGGGTGGGGATGGATATCGCGGGCAATTACGATCTAATGATCCACGTATTTCGCCTATTTTTGCTGATTTAAACGCTCTTCCACCGCTATTGATCCAAGCAGGCAGTGAAGAGATTCTCGTGGATGATGCGATTAATCTGGCTGAGCGTGCCCAACAAGCGGGTGTGCAGGTTCATCTGCATGTCTATGAAAATATGTGGCATAACTTTCAGATGTTTAATCGCTTTGTACAAAAATCTGAACAGGCATTAGATGAGATTGGTGATTTTATTCAAGCGATTTTGGCAAAGACATAA